AAGTGTAAGTACAGTAATGTATTGAGCTGACTAATACTAATAGGTCGAGAGTCTTAGCCACTTTAAAAAAGCTACTACTTATACATGTTGATTGTGAAGATAAAAAAATATATATAAAAAAGTAAGAAATAAAATTTCGGTGGCAATAGCAAAGAGGTCACACCCGTAACCATACCGAACACGGAAGTTAAGCTCTTTAGCGCCGATGATACTGTCTGGGTAGCTGGGCGGGAAAGTAGGTCGCTGCCGAATAACTATAAAAAAAGCCTGAAACTAAGATTAAACTTGGTTTCAGGCTTTTTTATTTTATGCTGAACTATATTTTAATATAAAATTTTTTTATGGGACTATTAATTTTTTTTATAGTGTGACTAAATTATTTGTCGGAATTATGTTTTTATATAAATTAAAACTAAGAAGGCTATGATAAAAAATAAACAGTATCTATTATTTTAAATATCAAGCTGACGTAAAATTCAGCTTATTAAGGCTAAAATTAAAGCGTAATTAAAAATTTTCTATCTAAAAATAGAAACCATATGTCATTATTAATTATGTATAATATGGTTTAAATAATTGAATTGAAATTATAATAGATATAATTCCAATTTTAAGTCGATAAGCGATTGAAGGCATGTATTTTGCATTCATCATTTTATTAATAAATAAAGCTTAAGGAGGAAAATTATGTGTAAAAACGTTAAAGGTTTTACAATTATGGAACTTATGATTGTTGTAACTATTATAGGAGTTACCGCAGCTTTAGTTTTGCCCAATTTTAGAATATGGAAAGAAAATTCCGAATTGGGAAACGCTGCCAGAGAGTTAATGACAAATATTAATGTTGCTAAGATGCGGGCAGTAAAAATTGGTCGTAACTGTGTGGTTGGCTTTGATATGCAAATTAGTGGAGTTCAATATAATTATGTTCTTTTTGAGGACATGGATAATGATATGGAGTATGATGCAGGTGAAACTATTTTTAACAATGATATAGGCGATACTAAATGGCAAAACGGAAATATAAAATTTGATGTGTCAAGCGGACAATCAGGAACAGGGTTAGACATTACGCAGAATTTTCAAAATCAAACTGTAATTGCATTTAGGAGTAATGGATTGACTACTGATGTTAATGGAGGCTTAGGTGGAGGAACTATATTTATTATTAATAATCAGGGTAGAAGACTAAGAGTTGTAGTTACTGCTGTAGGAAATATGAGGATTCGAAGACCTGATCAACTAATATAAATTTTTTTAGATATAAAATTAAGGAGGATATATGGAATATAAAAAAATGAAGGAAGAACATGGATTTACATTAGTTGAGCTTATGGTTGCGGTAGCAATATTATCTTTAGTGTTAGCTGGTATATACGATATGTATATAAATCAAATTAGAGCCTATGTAAATCAAGATAGAGCAATAACAATGCAGCAAAATGCAAAAGGAGCTATGTTTATTTTAGAAAAAGAGATTAGAACAA
This is a stretch of genomic DNA from Desulfobacterales bacterium. It encodes these proteins:
- a CDS encoding GspH/FimT family pseudopilin, whose amino-acid sequence is MCKNVKGFTIMELMIVVTIIGVTAALVLPNFRIWKENSELGNAARELMTNINVAKMRAVKIGRNCVVGFDMQISGVQYNYVLFEDMDNDMEYDAGETIFNNDIGDTKWQNGNIKFDVSSGQSGTGLDITQNFQNQTVIAFRSNGLTTDVNGGLGGGTIFIINNQGRRLRVVVTAVGNMRIRRPDQLI